The following proteins are encoded in a genomic region of Paenibacillus sp. FSL R7-0273:
- a CDS encoding rod shape-determining protein, with protein sequence MLGGFTKDLGIDLGTANTLVYVRGKGIVVREPSVVAINTDTKTIEAVGESAKKMIGRTPGNIRAIRPMKDGVIADFDTTATMIKYFIRQAQKQRSMFQRHPNVMVCVPSGITAVEQRAVEDATRQAGAREAYIIEEPFAAAIGADLPVWEPTGSMVVDIGGGTTEVAVISLGGIVTSRSVRVAGDEADESIIQYIKRQYNLMIGERTSEQLKMDVGSALPLEKAETMEIRGRDLVTGLPKTLTITSDEICEALSDTVNAIVEAVKVTLEKCPPELAADIMDRGIVLTGGGALLRNLDKLLARETGMPVIVAENPLDCVAIGTGKALENIHLFKSRNNTGLRTKR encoded by the coding sequence ATGTTAGGTGGTTTTACGAAAGATTTGGGGATTGACCTGGGGACAGCAAATACGCTTGTCTATGTTCGCGGTAAGGGAATTGTAGTAAGAGAGCCTTCCGTGGTTGCCATTAATACGGATACTAAGACGATTGAAGCAGTGGGCGAATCCGCCAAAAAAATGATCGGACGCACGCCGGGCAACATCCGTGCCATCCGTCCGATGAAAGACGGCGTTATTGCCGACTTTGATACAACGGCGACGATGATCAAATATTTCATCCGCCAGGCGCAGAAGCAGCGCTCCATGTTCCAGCGCCATCCGAACGTGATGGTCTGTGTACCTTCCGGCATTACTGCAGTGGAGCAGCGTGCCGTTGAGGATGCAACCAGACAGGCGGGCGCACGTGAAGCCTACATTATTGAAGAGCCTTTTGCTGCGGCCATTGGTGCGGATCTTCCGGTATGGGAGCCGACAGGCAGCATGGTGGTGGATATCGGCGGAGGAACAACGGAAGTTGCGGTTATTTCACTTGGCGGTATTGTAACCAGCCGTTCTGTACGTGTGGCCGGCGATGAAGCGGATGAGTCAATTATCCAGTACATCAAACGCCAGTATAACCTGATGATCGGTGAACGCACCTCCGAGCAGCTGAAGATGGATGTCGGTTCAGCACTGCCGCTGGAGAAGGCTGAAACGATGGAAATCCGCGGCCGCGACCTGGTTACCGGACTGCCTAAGACGCTGACCATTACCTCGGATGAGATTTGTGAAGCTTTGTCGGATACGGTAAATGCGATTGTTGAAGCTGTAAAAGTAACGCTTGAGAAATGTCCGCCGGAGCTGGCGGCCGACATTATGGACCGGGGCATTGTGCTGACCGGCGGTGGCGCACTGCTGCGCAATCTGGACAAGCTGCTGGCACGTGAGACAGGAATGCCGGTTATTGTAGCCGAGAATCCGCTGGACTGCGTCGCGATCGGTACAGGCAAGGCACTGGAGAACATTCATTTGTTCAAGAGCCGCAACAATACAGGACTGCGTACGAAACGCTAA
- a CDS encoding glycosyltransferase, producing MREKLLYLSARNRGLEEDVEEEARTEGMIRILMERFDIDLLEFCSSRNTQLRPDPALRIHAVTPAPRPHTILRNSLNKLRGSTFHTETDKDLQAEIRRLCGSNQYSHVFITRGLPGSSIDLLSSLLPDAVIITDALRLESRQAEGKAAGKRGLSRRYHMLNAALSRRDERRLLNKTGLLLTASEWEALSFKALSFADAGKVHVVPQFIDMDDYVYSEPPVKEDAVLLHWNMHTSQGRDTALTFYKKVYPLIKDKVPHCKCYIVGREIHPEVSALAKLDSSVIVIEGGDASDYIRRSKAVVASLREGCGGQLRILEAWALRTPVVTGVKSAEGLTCEPGRNILLAGTTGETAGHVLRLLQTPELGAIIADQAYRTLQKHYEAGSVKAKVLSLV from the coding sequence ATGAGAGAGAAGCTGCTGTACCTGTCCGCCCGGAACCGGGGGCTGGAGGAAGATGTAGAGGAAGAAGCCCGCACCGAAGGGATGATTCGCATCCTGATGGAGCGGTTTGATATTGATTTGCTGGAGTTCTGCAGCAGCCGTAACACCCAGCTGAGGCCCGACCCTGCGTTAAGAATACATGCCGTTACGCCGGCGCCGAGGCCGCATACGATACTGAGGAATTCGCTCAATAAGCTGCGCGGGAGCACCTTCCATACCGAGACGGATAAGGATCTGCAGGCTGAGATCAGACGCCTGTGCGGGTCCAATCAATACAGCCATGTATTTATTACCAGGGGTCTGCCTGGCAGCAGCATCGACCTGTTGTCTTCGCTGCTGCCGGATGCCGTTATCATTACAGATGCCCTGCGGCTGGAGAGCCGGCAGGCAGAGGGCAAGGCAGCCGGCAAACGCGGCTTAAGCAGACGCTACCATATGCTGAATGCAGCGCTGTCCCGGCGTGATGAGCGCAGGCTGCTGAACAAGACCGGGCTGCTGCTGACTGCCTCGGAGTGGGAAGCCTTATCCTTCAAGGCTCTGTCCTTTGCAGATGCGGGCAAGGTTCATGTCGTGCCGCAGTTCATTGACATGGACGACTACGTCTACAGCGAGCCTCCCGTCAAGGAGGATGCGGTTCTGCTGCACTGGAATATGCATACAAGCCAGGGCAGGGATACTGCACTGACCTTTTATAAGAAAGTGTACCCGCTGATTAAGGACAAGGTTCCGCATTGCAAATGCTACATTGTCGGGCGGGAGATTCATCCTGAGGTGTCCGCGCTGGCCAAGCTGGATTCCTCTGTAATTGTCATAGAGGGCGGGGATGCGTCTGACTATATCCGCCGTTCCAAGGCCGTAGTCGCCTCACTGCGTGAGGGCTGCGGCGGCCAGCTGCGCATTCTGGAAGCGTGGGCGCTGCGTACGCCGGTGGTTACCGGGGTGAAGAGTGCAGAAGGCCTGACCTGTGAGCCGGGGCGCAACATTCTGCTGGCCGGCACCACCGGGGAAACTGCAGGCCATGTGCTGAGGCTGCTGCAGACGCCGGAGCTGGGAGCGATTATCGCCGATCAGGCTTACCGGACACTGCAGAAGCATTATGAAGCCGGCAGCGTTAAGGCTAAGGTGCTTAGCCTGGTGTAA
- a CDS encoding GGDEF domain-containing protein has protein sequence MSLITTAVSFDFNTMLVCLFIVNLFTVLFMLSYRSRYPEGSGLRIYITAKLIQLLIWALLLLEAAAELRGIRLPVMLLSLAGGAGEAFALLKLLGAYSGAVRRLYFWLAGLSGAGMLVLERLLPSAAPAGALAAAAGAAMIAYPVYLLCVKRKETPLQKLMGLLYSLVIIALLGQAVHLMLASGLNHLWVNSLLEGMFYISLYLLMFLGTAGYMLLTREHTYAELERVATYDELTGLLNRRAFVLRARPMIAAAAKGNQPFSFLLLDVDHFKHINDSFGHDTGDKVLWDFSRKIEEQLSSGDLFGRFGGEEFAVLLHRADEADSEELAERLRRCVLGAVIDDTLLPYTVSIGVITILSEKRISLNRLYRLTDAALYEAKQTGRNRVARTYEYSILADETVPSSL, from the coding sequence GTGAGCCTCATCACGACAGCTGTCAGTTTTGATTTTAATACCATGCTGGTATGCCTTTTTATCGTCAATTTATTTACAGTCCTGTTCATGCTGTCGTACCGTTCGAGGTATCCGGAGGGGAGCGGACTGAGGATATATATCACTGCCAAGCTGATTCAGCTGCTGATCTGGGCGCTGCTTCTGCTGGAGGCGGCTGCAGAGCTGCGCGGTATCCGTCTGCCGGTTATGCTCTTATCACTGGCCGGGGGAGCCGGGGAGGCTTTTGCCCTGCTCAAGCTGCTCGGTGCATACAGCGGAGCAGTCAGGCGGCTGTATTTCTGGCTTGCCGGCCTGTCAGGCGCAGGTATGCTCGTGCTGGAACGGCTGCTGCCGTCAGCTGCGCCTGCCGGTGCGCTGGCTGCAGCAGCGGGGGCAGCCATGATTGCGTACCCTGTATATCTGCTATGTGTGAAGCGCAAAGAAACGCCGCTGCAAAAGCTGATGGGTCTGCTCTACAGCCTTGTCATAATCGCACTGCTCGGACAGGCTGTCCATCTTATGCTGGCATCCGGCTTGAATCATTTATGGGTTAATTCCTTGCTGGAGGGCATGTTCTATATCAGCCTTTATCTGCTGATGTTTCTGGGTACCGCCGGGTATATGCTGCTCACGCGGGAGCATACCTACGCCGAGCTTGAGCGCGTGGCAACCTATGATGAGCTGACCGGTCTTCTGAACCGCAGAGCCTTTGTGCTGCGAGCCCGTCCGATGATAGCGGCTGCGGCCAAGGGGAATCAGCCCTTTTCTTTTCTGCTGCTTGACGTTGACCATTTCAAGCACATTAATGATAGCTTTGGGCATGACACCGGGGATAAAGTGCTGTGGGATTTCTCGCGCAAAATCGAGGAGCAGCTCAGCAGCGGTGACCTGTTCGGCAGATTCGGCGGCGAGGAATTTGCAGTGCTTTTGCACAGGGCTGATGAAGCAGACAGTGAGGAGCTTGCCGAACGGCTCAGGCGTTGCGTGCTGGGTGCCGTTATTGATGATACCCTGCTGCCGTACACGGTCAGTATCGGAGTTATTACCATCCTTTCGGAGAAGCGGATCAGCCTGAACCGATTATACAGGCTCACGGACGCCGCCTTGTACGAGGCTAAGCAGACAGGCCGCAACCGGGTAGCCAGGACCTATGAATACAGCATTTTAGCTGACGAGACAGTACCTTCCTCATTATGA
- the radC gene encoding RadC family protein, translating into MESQPFMLRDLPHEERPRERMMHYGAESLSQAELLAILLRTGTRRESAIHIAQQLLGHSGGLRGLADLSIEELTNIKGIGPAKAVQLKAGIELGRRMANSRLTEPVIIRSPQDAAEILTEQLRYLQKEHFVCLFLNTKNHVISQETLSMGSLNASIVHPREVFRAAMKYSSAAIICAHNHPSGDPAPSPEDIALTSRLVQAGEIVGIDVLDHLIIGDSRFVSLKEKGLM; encoded by the coding sequence ATGGAGTCGCAACCGTTTATGCTGCGGGACCTCCCCCATGAAGAACGACCACGAGAGCGCATGATGCATTATGGGGCGGAATCACTGAGCCAGGCAGAGCTGCTGGCCATACTCCTGCGCACGGGAACGCGCCGGGAATCAGCCATTCACATCGCCCAGCAGCTGCTGGGCCATTCAGGCGGACTCCGCGGGCTCGCGGACCTCAGCATTGAAGAACTTACGAATATCAAAGGCATCGGCCCTGCCAAGGCGGTGCAACTGAAAGCAGGCATAGAACTGGGCAGGCGGATGGCGAACTCCAGGCTTACTGAGCCGGTCATCATCCGCAGCCCGCAGGATGCAGCAGAAATTCTGACCGAGCAGCTGCGCTATCTGCAGAAGGAGCATTTCGTCTGTCTGTTCCTGAACACGAAGAATCATGTCATTTCGCAGGAGACCTTGTCGATGGGCAGCCTCAACGCTTCGATTGTGCATCCGCGCGAGGTATTCCGGGCTGCGATGAAATACAGCAGTGCGGCAATTATCTGTGCGCATAACCATCCGAGCGGCGACCCTGCGCCAAGTCCCGAGGATATCGCTCTGACATCCAGGCTGGTTCAGGCAGGCGAGATTGTTGGAATTGACGTGCTGGATCATCTGATTATCGGCGACAGCCGGTTTGTAAGTTTGAAAGAAAAAGGCTTAATGTAA
- a CDS encoding DUF4321 domain-containing protein produces the protein MKKKNVGTLLLFLILGWLAGAWIAKLLEPVKALSLLTASTILKWSPQADLDIITYDITIHLKLNLLSLAGMITAVWLYRRL, from the coding sequence ATGAAGAAGAAAAATGTAGGAACACTGCTGTTATTTCTTATTCTGGGCTGGCTTGCCGGGGCGTGGATTGCCAAGCTGCTGGAGCCTGTAAAAGCCCTGTCTTTGCTTACAGCCTCGACTATACTCAAGTGGTCGCCGCAAGCCGATTTGGACATCATAACCTATGACATCACCATTCATTTGAAATTGAACCTGCTCAGTCTTGCCGGTATGATTACAGCCGTGTGGCTGTACCGCAGGCTGTAG
- a CDS encoding glycosyltransferase family 4 protein has protein sequence MMTKERILFISAENPFPQDSGGKLRTGNILNLLKTKYEVDLLTYRNKRGEGLQEYARGFNVHEVERTVSYRQAMLRSLYKWRNCSYLSHADKDMQGRIVTLSREHRYAQVFISHSLLGSCIDIVRRELPEAVIITDAHNFESSLSAQLVKKKQGLARLYFRLNAVWTRQDELKLMDKTSLLLATSEQDGLAFRALSAKNSHKVHVIPNFIRISDYILKPDSGKEKWIILPGNMNYFPNIHAASYFSREIYPLIKAEFPDIKWYIVGRDVHPEVAALAKKDPSIVITGYVDSVADYVRKAGVVVVPLLEGSGTRLKILEAWALKTPVVSTAIGAEGLLCEHGSNILIADSPAAFAGSVLQLLRDREHGRQLADNAYRTLLANYEAESVKEKLLSLV, from the coding sequence ATGATGACCAAGGAGAGAATCCTGTTTATTTCCGCAGAAAACCCTTTTCCGCAGGACAGCGGTGGCAAGCTGAGAACCGGCAATATCCTGAATCTGCTCAAGACCAAATACGAGGTGGATCTGCTGACATACCGGAATAAGCGGGGAGAGGGACTGCAAGAGTATGCCCGGGGCTTTAATGTTCATGAGGTGGAGCGCACGGTGAGCTATCGCCAGGCCATGCTCCGCTCGCTCTATAAGTGGCGGAATTGCTCATACCTGAGTCATGCGGATAAGGACATGCAAGGCCGGATCGTTACGCTCAGCAGAGAGCACCGTTATGCTCAGGTCTTCATTTCTCACAGTCTGCTCGGCTCCTGTATTGATATTGTGCGCAGGGAGCTGCCTGAGGCGGTCATTATTACGGATGCGCATAATTTTGAGAGCAGCCTGTCTGCCCAGCTGGTGAAAAAAAAGCAGGGACTCGCCAGGCTCTACTTCAGGCTAAATGCGGTTTGGACCAGACAGGATGAGCTGAAGCTGATGGATAAGACAAGCCTGCTGCTGGCTACCTCGGAGCAGGATGGTCTGGCCTTCCGGGCCCTCTCAGCCAAAAATTCGCATAAGGTGCATGTCATCCCTAACTTTATCCGGATCAGCGACTATATTCTGAAGCCGGATTCGGGCAAAGAAAAGTGGATCATTCTGCCGGGCAACATGAACTATTTTCCGAACATTCATGCCGCCTCCTATTTCAGCAGGGAGATTTATCCCCTGATCAAAGCCGAGTTCCCGGATATTAAATGGTATATCGTCGGCCGGGATGTTCATCCGGAGGTTGCCGCCCTGGCTAAAAAGGACCCCTCTATTGTCATTACCGGTTACGTTGATAGTGTTGCCGATTATGTGCGGAAGGCCGGGGTTGTGGTTGTTCCCCTGCTGGAGGGCAGCGGTACGCGGCTTAAGATACTGGAGGCCTGGGCCCTGAAGACCCCTGTAGTCTCAACCGCGATTGGTGCGGAAGGCCTGCTCTGCGAGCATGGAAGCAATATTCTAATCGCCGACAGTCCGGCAGCCTTTGCCGGCAGTGTGCTGCAGCTTCTCCGGGACCGGGAGCACGGGAGACAGCTGGCGGATAATGCCTACCGGACACTGCTGGCCAATTATGAGGCGGAGAGTGTGAAGGAGAAGCTGCTGAGCCTTGTCTAA
- the mreD gene encoding rod shape-determining protein MreD, with amino-acid sequence MRMRRSVLILLLFLLFIVQGTLLPWLLPNVWQMRIIPNLVFIVILFVTIYHHRHTALILGLSFGMLHDVVFYGRILGAHSFAMGVSAYLIGLLFQLPRAPLPLMMTVVLLGSLLEDSILFGIYSVFNLNREPYNWALLNYMLPTMLFHFAVGLLLYIPVRRQLELIKNETRKEEAA; translated from the coding sequence GTGAGGATGCGCAGATCAGTTCTTATCCTGCTGTTATTTCTTTTATTTATTGTTCAGGGAACCCTTCTGCCATGGCTGCTTCCGAATGTATGGCAGATGAGAATCATCCCTAATCTTGTCTTTATCGTAATTCTGTTTGTGACCATCTACCATCACCGGCATACAGCACTTATTCTGGGTTTATCCTTTGGCATGCTGCATGATGTGGTTTTTTACGGAAGAATTTTGGGTGCCCACTCCTTTGCAATGGGGGTGTCTGCCTATCTGATCGGTCTGCTGTTCCAGCTTCCCCGTGCCCCGCTGCCGCTGATGATGACGGTTGTGCTGCTCGGGAGCCTGCTGGAGGACAGTATCCTGTTTGGCATATACAGTGTGTTCAACCTGAACAGGGAGCCTTACAACTGGGCGCTTTTGAATTATATGCTGCCGACCATGCTGTTCCATTTTGCTGTCGGGCTGCTTCTGTATATTCCGGTAAGGCGTCAGCTGGAGCTGATTAAGAATGAGACCCGCAAGGAAGAAGCGGCATAG
- the mreC gene encoding rod shape-determining protein MreC has protein sequence MLKLFKLFNNKRLFILLITLVMFIVVMGFSLGTRKSLSWPENFLRDTTGFVQNLFYKPAGYVAGFFQDIGNLHDLAEENERLKILAAQYARDKAIYNFTNADNERYKVLLDFKEAQKKLYDYELHIAQVISLVTEPNNSSVVIDLGLKDGIKPNMSVISPEGMVGVISQVSNFTSTVKLMTMMDINDPNSQPPIAGTALNKEQDSFGMIESYDPQSGLLEMNKIPVGDPIAAGDTIISKGSGGVYPRGLTIGTVKSVQEGAYGYTSTALIEPSANFQDWKDLFVVFTEERVE, from the coding sequence GTGTTGAAACTGTTTAAATTGTTTAACAATAAACGTCTGTTCATCCTGCTGATTACACTGGTAATGTTCATCGTGGTTATGGGCTTCAGCCTGGGGACAAGGAAGTCCTTGTCCTGGCCGGAGAACTTTCTACGCGATACGACCGGATTCGTGCAAAATTTGTTCTACAAGCCCGCTGGATATGTAGCGGGCTTCTTCCAAGATATCGGCAATCTGCATGATCTGGCCGAGGAGAACGAGCGGCTCAAAATTCTGGCCGCCCAGTATGCGCGGGATAAAGCTATCTATAATTTCACTAATGCGGATAATGAAAGATATAAAGTACTGCTTGATTTCAAGGAAGCCCAAAAGAAACTGTACGATTATGAGCTGCACATTGCCCAGGTAATCAGCCTGGTGACAGAACCAAACAACAGCTCTGTTGTTATTGATCTCGGTTTAAAGGACGGCATTAAACCCAACATGTCAGTAATTTCTCCGGAAGGGATGGTTGGCGTTATCAGCCAGGTGAGCAACTTCACCTCAACGGTGAAGCTGATGACGATGATGGATATCAACGATCCCAACTCCCAGCCGCCGATTGCCGGAACCGCACTGAACAAAGAGCAGGACAGCTTCGGTATGATTGAGAGCTATGATCCGCAGTCCGGATTGCTGGAGATGAATAAGATTCCGGTCGGTGATCCGATTGCCGCAGGGGATACCATCATTTCCAAGGGAAGCGGCGGTGTGTACCCGCGCGGCTTGACCATCGGAACCGTCAAAAGCGTTCAGGAGGGGGCTTACGGATATACATCGACTGCCCTGATTGAGCCGAGCGCCAATTTCCAGGACTGGAAGGACCTGTTTGTGGTGTTCACGGAGGAGCGTGTTGAATAG
- a CDS encoding Maf family protein gives MEHDNPRIIILASGSPRRRELLSNLGLPFEVLVSDADESTPADYTPEMIVHTLALRKAQAAVSAAGERNAVVVGSDTIVVLDGKVLGKPADEQDSHAMLSMLQGRTHQVYTGVACIGLPDGRSEVAHRVTSVTMRALSEDEISAYIATGEPADKAGSYAIQGLGATFVEEIQGCYFNVVGLPLSLLGGMLPRFGISVLGRQG, from the coding sequence GTGGAGCATGACAACCCGCGAATCATTATTCTTGCTTCAGGCTCGCCGCGCCGCCGCGAGCTTTTGTCCAATCTCGGCCTGCCGTTTGAGGTGCTGGTCAGCGATGCGGATGAAAGTACACCTGCGGACTACACCCCGGAGATGATCGTGCATACCCTTGCCCTGCGCAAAGCGCAGGCTGCAGTGTCTGCTGCCGGAGAGCGGAATGCGGTTGTTGTCGGCAGCGACACGATTGTTGTGCTGGACGGTAAAGTGCTCGGCAAGCCGGCGGATGAGCAGGACAGCCACGCCATGCTGAGCATGCTTCAGGGCCGTACCCATCAGGTGTATACCGGCGTTGCCTGCATCGGACTGCCGGACGGCAGGTCTGAGGTAGCGCACCGCGTAACCTCAGTAACGATGAGGGCGCTCAGCGAAGATGAGATCTCAGCTTACATAGCGACCGGCGAGCCTGCTGACAAAGCCGGCTCCTATGCGATTCAAGGACTCGGTGCGACATTTGTCGAAGAGATCCAGGGCTGTTATTTCAATGTGGTCGGGCTGCCGCTGTCGCTGCTTGGCGGCATGCTGCCCCGGTTTGGCATATCTGTGCTGGGCCGGCAAGGATAG
- a CDS encoding septum site-determining protein MinC has translation MTVKSKHVRIKGIKDGLVFLLDDKCPFEDLLNELRYKLEHSHQNILTGPIVHVDVKLGSRPVTEEDKAAVLDILKGQGNLLIRSIDAVVESTEADPDALFIMSGIVRSGQVLHHEGNLLYLGDVNPGGAITCTGDIYILGALRGVAHAGVDGNQEAIIAASLLTPTQLRIADCISRPPDEWGTRESSMEFAYLSSGAMQIDKIHNIIKLRQGLNVFKGV, from the coding sequence ATGACAGTAAAATCCAAGCACGTGAGGATTAAGGGCATCAAGGACGGCCTGGTATTCCTGCTAGACGACAAGTGTCCCTTTGAAGATCTCTTAAATGAGCTACGCTACAAGCTGGAGCACAGCCATCAGAATATTCTAACCGGACCGATTGTGCACGTGGATGTCAAACTGGGCAGCCGTCCCGTTACCGAGGAAGATAAAGCGGCCGTCCTGGATATTCTAAAGGGACAGGGAAATCTCTTGATCCGTTCCATAGATGCGGTTGTTGAAAGTACCGAAGCAGACCCGGACGCCCTCTTCATTATGAGCGGGATTGTCCGTTCAGGCCAAGTGCTTCATCATGAAGGAAATCTTCTGTATCTGGGTGATGTTAATCCTGGAGGAGCGATTACCTGTACGGGGGATATTTATATACTCGGAGCCCTCAGGGGCGTTGCCCACGCTGGTGTGGACGGCAATCAGGAGGCGATTATCGCCGCTTCTTTATTGACCCCGACCCAGCTGCGGATTGCCGATTGCATCAGCCGTCCTCCGGATGAATGGGGGACCCGGGAGAGCAGTATGGAATTTGCCTATTTGTCCAGCGGTGCCATGCAGATCGACAAAATTCATAATATAATCAAATTACGTCAGGGTTTAAATGTGTTTAAAGGGGTGTAG
- a CDS encoding SPOR domain-containing protein: MLTNGKMTFRFDTGTGKDGQAGKSGGRESGRGSLGTASDYSADRNNSADGDKSPGRISSVDGDGSADRHTSVGGEYSAGGSYKAGGEYNAGGSYKTGGEYSADRNNKTGKNYNIVSYRNAKANADANVNANGNANGNANANASADVWPYDTAGEPAGRDQNVGRNDRGFEPGLQPVRYVEWETSGRSSGSVSSESTFFRAEPVTDLWEKSPRRIQDNDAEDQYGYNTQYSEPPEDEEPREFGDISYSGLGYGNGGYYQTRRPARWWKFALSVAGALGTGLLLGYAALNFISGVNDSADGPANPAAVQNEAAGASGQPVDAATGLPAAGESSAAGRIPVAIAAQSYYLLQYGVFSTPDGAEQAQQELLAAGLAAGTDPDGGNRVYAGMSPDREQAKLLSSGLQHQGIELYVREVTLPAAEQAVFAGQAEAVNSYFAASAELLNELSGLSATLLSGAGGPADTAAVTDLHMKWTEAVKALEPGLSAEGQSLCAGLEKSASQGIAALNEYNKNQAQGLLWEVQESVLSFLAGQKTLLSLLK, encoded by the coding sequence ATGTTGACTAACGGAAAGATGACGTTCCGCTTTGATACAGGCACAGGTAAGGATGGACAGGCAGGGAAAAGCGGGGGACGCGAGTCCGGCCGCGGCTCTCTCGGAACGGCCAGTGACTATAGCGCAGACAGGAATAACAGTGCTGACGGGGATAAAAGTCCGGGCAGGATTAGCAGCGTTGACGGGGACGGAAGTGCGGACAGACATACTAGCGTTGGCGGGGAGTACAGTGCTGGCGGGAGTTATAAGGCTGGCGGGGAGTACAATGCTGGCGGGAGTTATAAGACCGGCGGGGAATACAGTGCTGACAGGAATAATAAAACCGGCAAAAATTATAATATAGTGTCCTATCGTAATGCTAAAGCAAATGCGGATGCCAATGTGAATGCGAATGGCAATGCGAATGGCAATGCGAATGCGAATGCTTCGGCTGATGTCTGGCCGTATGATACGGCGGGTGAACCGGCTGGACGGGATCAGAACGTGGGCCGAAATGACAGAGGATTTGAACCGGGGCTGCAGCCTGTACGGTATGTGGAATGGGAGACCTCAGGCCGCAGCTCCGGATCTGTCAGCTCAGAATCTACCTTCTTCCGGGCTGAGCCGGTGACCGATTTGTGGGAGAAAAGCCCGCGCCGTATTCAGGATAATGATGCGGAGGATCAGTACGGATATAATACGCAGTATTCTGAGCCTCCGGAGGACGAGGAGCCCCGGGAATTCGGGGACATATCCTACTCCGGGCTCGGCTACGGGAACGGAGGCTACTACCAGACACGGCGGCCTGCCCGCTGGTGGAAATTTGCCCTTTCCGTTGCCGGAGCGCTTGGCACAGGCCTGCTGCTGGGCTATGCGGCGTTGAACTTCATCAGCGGCGTGAACGACAGCGCAGACGGGCCTGCGAATCCGGCGGCTGTGCAGAATGAAGCCGCTGGCGCCTCCGGACAGCCGGTTGATGCGGCTACCGGCCTGCCGGCCGCCGGAGAGAGCAGCGCTGCCGGACGCATTCCGGTTGCCATTGCTGCGCAGAGCTACTACCTGCTGCAATACGGGGTGTTCAGCACTCCTGACGGAGCAGAGCAGGCACAGCAGGAGCTGCTTGCTGCGGGGCTTGCTGCCGGGACTGATCCTGACGGGGGAAACCGCGTATATGCCGGGATGTCGCCTGACCGTGAGCAGGCTAAGCTTCTGAGCAGCGGACTGCAGCATCAGGGGATTGAGCTCTACGTCCGGGAGGTAACACTGCCGGCTGCAGAGCAGGCTGTTTTTGCCGGGCAGGCAGAGGCGGTAAACAGCTATTTCGCAGCCAGCGCTGAGCTGCTGAATGAGCTAAGCGGCCTGTCCGCTACGTTGCTCAGCGGAGCCGGCGGTCCAGCCGATACCGCTGCCGTCACGGATCTGCATATGAAATGGACTGAAGCGGTCAAAGCGCTGGAGCCCGGTTTAAGCGCTGAGGGCCAGAGCCTGTGCGCCGGCCTGGAGAAATCGGCGAGCCAGGGAATCGCTGCTCTGAACGAATACAATAAGAACCAGGCACAGGGCCTGCTCTGGGAAGTACAGGAATCCGTGCTGAGCTTCCTCGCCGGCCAGAAGACCCTGCTGTCTTTACTTAAATAG